Below is a window of Pseudanabaena sp. BC1403 DNA.
TCATTTTTGATGAATATCTTCCTAAATGGAATTATAGAGCCATTCCTCAAAATAACTGAAATGCATAAGTTATTTATTTTTCATTCCCAAAAGACGATCGCCGAAGCAGAATTAGCATGGCGATCGGCATGGGTGGAATAATAATTTTATTGAGAGGGTGGCAAAGCCACCCTCTCAATAAAATTATTGGGTTTTATTAACGATTAGTTAGAGCTATGACAAAAAATCGTGTAGTTTATCGTGAGTTTGGTGTACCTGAGGAAGATGATTCAGAAAATAATGTGGTTGATTTACCGCCGCAGCAACAAAATCCTCGGATTCAAGTAACACGCAGAGGTAAGGGCGGCAAGACCGTAACTGAGGTGACAGGATTTCAGACTACACCTGAGAATTTGGCAAAGCTGACTAAGCAGTTAAAAAATCAATGCGGCACTGGTGGCACATCGAAAGATCAAGCGATCGAGATTCAAGGCGATTGCAGTCAAAAAATCTTGCAGATTTTGCTTAGCTTAGGTTACAAAGCCAAAATAAGCGGTAAATAAAAAAGAGGTCGCAATGCGACCTCTTTTTTATTTTAGATGCCAACATTCACGAGCGATTTCCCAGTCTTCTTGTGTATGGATTACTAAAACTCGCACTGCTGAATCAGGCGTAGCAATATCTACATCCATCAATCTCTGATTATTCTTAACTAAATCCAGTTTCAGCCCTAAAAACTCAAATCCTGTACAAGCCATCTCTCTAACTAAAGGAGCATTTTCGCCAACGCCTGCGGTGAATACTAAGGCATCTAAGCCGCCGAGACTGGCTAACATTGAGCCGATATGCGATCGCAAGCTATGCACATATACATCAAAGGCTAATTGCGCTTGCGTGTTACCTTCAGCGATCGCCTTAATAATTGGACGCAGATCCGCTGAAATCCCTGAAACTCCTAACAAACCTGATTCGCGATTAAGTATGCGATCGAGTTTCTCTACATCCATATCAGGTTGACGCAACAAATGAATGAGAATTCCTGCATCAATGGAACCAGAACGACTGCCCATTACTAAACCTTCGAGGGGAGTAAATCCCATGGTCGTGTCAATACTTTGACCATTACGAATGGCGGCGAGCGAACATCCATTTCCCAAATGACAGGTAATCAGACGTAAGTCTTCGATATTGCGATTGAGGATTTGGGCGGCGCGATCGCAACAATATTGATGACTAATGCCATGAAAGCCATAGCGACGAATCCCTTGTTCTGTATATTTTGTAGGGATCGCATAGGTATAGGCCGCAGGTGATAAATGTGCATGAAAAGCGGTGTCGAATACAGCAACTTGTGGAATATTTTCAAATAGCTTTTCGGCAGCATTAATTCCTTCCAAATTGGCAGGATTATGTACTGGTGCGAATATTGCTAATTTTGAGATCGCTTCTTTTACTTCGGTATTAATGATCGTACTTTGGCGATATTCTGCTCCACCATGTACAACACGATGACCGATGATATCTATTTCTGATGGACTTTGGAGAACTGGAGATTCCCCACTCCACAGAGTTTCGAGCATATGAGTGATGATCTCAGGACGAGACGTTGAGGATATCTCTTCTTCTAGAACTTTCCCATGTTGTGGCTTAACCTTTATTTCCGCAAACCCATCATGATGTGTCCAGTCGATGCTTGCTTCCCAAATTGGTACAGGTGGCGTATCAGGCAATGTATCTTCTAAATCGTACAGACAACTTTTTTGGCTACTCGATCCCGCATTCAGAACTAGTATCTTCATAGTTTTATTTCGATTTTCTAAGTGCCTGACAGCGATCGCAATTCATCGTCCATAAAACTGCGATCGCCTAAAACTGTGAGCTTAGGACCAAGCGAACCAAACTGGACAATGCTCAGCGAAGCAGCAGGAACATCAATGCGATCGCGATATCTGCCCATATCGATTCCCAATAGACTACAGAGAATTACCCGAATCGTTGCCTTATGCGAAACTAATAACACATTGCCTGATGTATATTTTTCTTGGATTTCGGCTACTACTAACGAAGCCCGACTAGCAAGCTGCACCGCTGTCTCGCCACCTGTAGGTGGATTCCATGCAGGTTCCGTTAGCCAACGCAGATAGTCTTCGCTGTAGTTCTCTTTGACAAACTCATTGGTTTGTCCTTCCCATTTGCCATAACGTAATTCTTTGATTCCATCGTTCAATTGCATCTTCATGCCCACAGCTTCACATAAAGGTGTAGCTGTGGCGATCGTCCGTTTCATTGGGCTAACAATAATCGCATCCCATGCGATCGCTTTATGGGCATCAGCAAAGGCTGCTGCCATTTTTTTACCATTATCAGTTAACTCTGGGTCAAGTTCGCCACAATAGCCACCAGTGCGACTATAGGCGGTTTCTCCATGACGGAGTAGATACAGTTTTAAACTCATGATTTACTTTAAATATAACGTTTTGCCATCCAACTCAACCCAAATAATTTAAAAAAGCCGTGCGAAGCACGGCTTTTTTAAATTATTTAGTGGGGATAACGCCAGTTCACAATTTCAGGTTTATCGATGCCATGCGCGTAGGCATATTGACGACATTCGATTTGCTGATTAAGCAGATTTTCCTTAGCATGAGAACCGATGTTTTTCAGCTTCGGCACACGGTCGATTACATCGATCGCTAAACTAAAACGATCAACTTGGTTATTAATCGCAAGTTCCAAAGGTGTATTGATATTACCCTTCTCCTTGTAACCGCGCACATGCAGGTTTTTGTGATTGGTGCGGCGATAGGCGAGACGGTGAATCAACCAAGGATAGCCATGAAAATTGAAAATAATCGGCTTATCAGTAGTGAATAGCGAATCAAAATCGCGATCGCTTAAACCGTGAGGATGTTCGGTATCAGGCTGTAGCTTGAACAGATCCACAACATTGATAAAGCGAATCTTCAACTCTGGAAAATGCTCCCATAGCAGAATAGTGGCAGCTAAAGCTTCCTGAGTGAGAATGTCCCCACAGCCTACCATCACCACATCTGGTTCCACACCTTGATCATTACTTGCCCAATCCCAAATGCCTAGACCTTTGGTGCAGTGCTTAACCGCCTCTTCCATACTCAAGTATTGCAAATGGGATTGCTTGTCACAGACGATCACATTCACATAATCGGTACTACGCAAACAATGATCAGATACCGATAGCAGCGTATTCACATCGGGCGGCAAATAAATGCGCGTTACTTCCGCACTCTTATTCACAACCACATCTAAGAATCCTGGATCTTGATGGGTAAAACCATTGTGGTCTTGTCTCCAGACCGTCGATGTGATCAAGAGATTCAGAGAAGCGATCGGCGATCGCCATGCAATATCTTTACTGATTTCCAACCACTTACAATGCTGGTTGATCATCGAGTCGATCACATGTACAAAGGACTCATAGGTGGAAAAGAATCCATGCCTTCCTGTCAGCAAATAGCCCTCTAGCCAACCTTCTAAGGTATGTTCGCTGAGGATTTCCATCACTCGACCATCTACAGCTAGTTCTCCGCCATCAGCATCTTCAGGCAGATATTCCGCAATCCAGAACTTCTTACTGACCTCGTAAATCGCTTGCAGTTTATTAGATGTATTTTCATCAGGTCCAAATACACGGAAGTTATCCATGTTTTGGCGCATCACATCACGCAAGAACACACCTAGCGGCTTAGTGTTTTCCGCCTCACTCTGACCTGCTTTATTGATTTTCACCCCATAGTCGCGAAAATCGGGCATTCTCAAAGCGCGACGCAATAAGCCACCATTTGCAACTGGATTAGCACTCATACGGCGCTCACCTTTTGGTGCAAGATCTTTCAATTCAGGGATCAGCTTGCCAGATGCATCAAACAATTCATCAGGTTTATAGCTCTGCATCCAATCCACTAACATTTGCAAATGTTCAGGATTATTTTGCATTCCCGATAGTGGCACTTGGTGAGCTCGCCAAAAACCTTCTACCTTATGTCCATCAACCTCCTTGGGGCCAGTCCAGCCCTTAGGAGTCCGCAACACAATCATTGGGAACTTTGCCCTTGTGGGAATACCTGTACTACGAGATTCCTGTTGGATCGATTTAATCTCATTAATACAATGCTCAAGTGTAGCTGCGATCGCTTGATGCATTGACTCAGGATCGGAACCTTCCACAAAGTAAGGTTGATAACCATAGCCAATGAATAGACTTTCTAGCTCTTCATGGCTAATCCGTGATAGTACCGTCGGATTGTTAATTTTGTATCCATTCAGATGCAAAATCGGTAAGACAGCACCATCACGGATGGGATTGATAAACTTGTTGGAATGCCAAGCAGTTGCGAGGGGCCCAGTTTCCGATTCACCATCACCGACCATCACTACAGAGATTAAATCGGGATTATCAAATACAGTGCCATAGGCATGGGAAACGCTATAGCCAAGTTCGCCTCCTTCATGGATCGATCCTGGAGTTTCAGGTGTGCAGTGACTGCCAATCCCCCCTGGGAAAGAAAATTGCTTAAAGAAGAGCTTCATTCCCTCTTCATCTTCACTGATATCGTGATAAACCTCAGAGTAGGTTCCTTCTAAATATACAGGGCCTAAAATCCCTGGTGCGCCATGTCCAGGGCCAGCCAAGAAGATGGCGTTCAGGTCATATTTCTTAATTAAGCGATTCAAATGCGTATAGACAAAACTCATGCCAGGACTCGATCCCCAATGTCCGAGTAGGCGATTTTTGATATGTTCTGGCTTTAGAGGTTCGCGCAAAAGTGGATTTTCGCGTAGATAGATCATTCCGATCGCAAGATAATTGCAAGCTCGCCAGTAGGCATCGGTTTTCCGCAATTCTTCGGCGCTGAGCGGGCTTCCTGCCACAGTGGAGCGGGCAGTACCATAGCAACTAATTGCTGTGTTTAAGGAGTCCGTGTCAGCCATTTTGAGAGGAGTTGATACCATAAAATTACGATTAATTCCTGTCGCTAATAAGTTTTTTGACTTCTGACTTCTCAACTCTACATGAGAAAACTATTACTCTTTGTGTTATGCATATCTCTTTTAAGATTCTCTCAATGGGGATCGCTTATACTTCACTACAAGGTTTAATGGATGGAAGACAGAGTAAAGCTTTGTCTTCTATTTTGATATTTTAGGAATCTGTACTGAATATAGGAAAAACAATTGTTTACCTCCTAAATTAATGCTTAAATTTAGATTTTGGAGACAAAAAAAGTTAACATTAATTTAACAATTTCGTAGTAGTTCTAACTCATGGCTCGACAACTTAAAAATATCGCACCGCATGGTGGTCAACTGATCAATCGCATGGCAACTGAAGCACAAAAAGAAGTGTTTTATAGCAAAGCTGACCACTTACCAATCGTGCAACTAACAGAGCGATCGCTGTCGGATCTTGAGCTAATTGCGATCGGTGGATTTAGCCCATTGACTGGCTTTTTAGGTAAAGCTGACTATGAGTCCGTAGTTTTAAATATGCGTCTCGCCAATGGCTTACCTTGGTCGATTCCGATTACCTTGCCCGTCACTACTGAAGTTGCAGATACACTGAGCGTTGGCAGCCTTGTGCGTCTAAATGATCCTGACGGTATATTTATTGGCGTATTAGAACTAAGCGAAAAATATAAATACGACAAACTCAAGGAAGCGATCCATGTCTACCGCACTAATGAAGATCGTCACCCTGGGGTCAAGGTGGTCTATGCTCAAGGTGATATGTATCTGGCTGGCGATGTGTGGCTGTTAGAGCGTCGCCCTCATCCTCTATTTCCCACCTATCAGATTGATCCTGTTGACTCTCGCGAATTATTCATCGAAAAAGGCTGGCGTACAATTGTCGGCTTCCAAACCCGTAACCCGATCCACCGCGCCCATGAATATATTCAGAAATGTGCGCTGGAAATCGTCGATGGTTTGTTCTTGCATCCTCTTGTCGGCGCAACTAAGAGCGACGACGTGCCCGCCGATGTACGGATGCGTTGCTATGAAATCATGCTGGAGCATTATTTCCCCTTAGATCGGGTGACCTTGGCGATTAATCCTGCGGCGATGCGCTATGCTGGCCCCCGCGAAGCGATTTTCCATGCTTTGATTCGTAAAAACTATGGTTGTACGCACTTCATTGTCGGGCGCGATCACGCAGGTGTCGGCGACTATTACGGAACCTATGACGCACAACATATTTTCTATGAATTTGAAGATGGCGAACTGGGGATTACGCCTTTGATGTTTGAACATGCTTTCTATTGCAAACGGGTTCAGGGCATGGCAACTACTAAGACCAGTGCCAGTCTCCCCGAAGAGCGAGTACATCTCTCTGGTACAAAAGTCCGCGAAATGCTCCGTCGTGGCGAATGTCCGCCTCCTGAATTCTCCCGTCCTGAAGTTGCGGCAGAGCTAGCGAAAGTGATGCACAAAATGGCGATCGAGGAAGCTGCCACAGGCTTTGAAATCTAATAAAAAAGAGGCGCAAAGCGCCTCTTTTTTTCTATGTTATGGGAAAATATGACTAAATTATTTAGAAATTCTTTCGATTTAGCCTTTAACCTAGCTTTTCTAGCAATTGAGACGAAGAGCCTAGAACCATTGCAGAAGTTGCGAGAAATGATTGTCGGGAAGGAAGTAGATGCCAATGCATGGGTAGATGAGATTACGCTTCTAGGGAAGGTTGCAGAGGCTGGAGATCAAGAGCTGGTTTCGCTGATGCTAGGCTTGGTAGATGACGTAAATTTTAGAAAGGTTGAAAGAGTTGTTACCCCTCTAATGGATGCAGCAGGAGGTCAAAGTATAGAGATAGTTAGACTTTTAATTGATTATGGCTCTGATCCGAATATTGTAAGAGAGGGTACATTTGCTCTTGAATGTGCGGCTCAAGCTGGAAGGGATGATATATTTGACTTCCTTTTACCTCTTACGCATCAAGATTTCCATAAATCAGCAAAAAGAACTATGGATTCTATAAAAGAAAAAAGCTCAAGAGAACCTTTGAATAAAGACACTCTTGAGCTTTTTGAGCTTCTTCGTAGGAGCGATGTATCAAAAATAAAAATTGTGAAAGCAATTTCCAAAGGCGCAAATGTGAATGCTTATGATGATTCAGACAGCACTATATTAATGAGAGCATGTGACAGGTGTTCTGCTGATATTATTCAGGTATTACTCAAAGCTGGAGCAGATCCCAATTTAGGACAACCTATATTTAGAGCTTTTAGTTACAACAAGTATTACGTATTGGATGTTACTAAAACTCTTGTACATAGTGGTGCTAACGTGAATACTGCTTATCATGATGGTGTATGTCCACTTATGATAGCAAGCCATTACAATACAGGATTTAGGATTAAAGCTTTTCAAGTTGGCTATGATTTATGTGATTTTTTGATTAGTTCAGGGGCAAATTTAAATCAAACAACCCAATATGGATGCACATCTCTGATGTTTGCGGCAAGAAGTGGAGATATTCAAATTGTTAAACTACTAATTGAGAAAGGTGCAAATGTAAATCTAAGGGATAACAAAGGAATGTCAGTTTTGGACTACGCTAAAACTTCTTTCTATGTAAAAGAAAGTGGAGACACAAACCTTATACAGTTC
It encodes the following:
- a CDS encoding translation initiation factor; amino-acid sequence: MTKNRVVYREFGVPEEDDSENNVVDLPPQQQNPRIQVTRRGKGGKTVTEVTGFQTTPENLAKLTKQLKNQCGTGGTSKDQAIEIQGDCSQKILQILLSLGYKAKISGK
- a CDS encoding acetate kinase, whose translation is MKILVLNAGSSSQKSCLYDLEDTLPDTPPVPIWEASIDWTHHDGFAEIKVKPQHGKVLEEEISSTSRPEIITHMLETLWSGESPVLQSPSEIDIIGHRVVHGGAEYRQSTIINTEVKEAISKLAIFAPVHNPANLEGINAAEKLFENIPQVAVFDTAFHAHLSPAAYTYAIPTKYTEQGIRRYGFHGISHQYCCDRAAQILNRNIEDLRLITCHLGNGCSLAAIRNGQSIDTTMGFTPLEGLVMGSRSGSIDAGILIHLLRQPDMDVEKLDRILNRESGLLGVSGISADLRPIIKAIAEGNTQAQLAFDVYVHSLRSHIGSMLASLGGLDALVFTAGVGENAPLVREMACTGFEFLGLKLDLVKNNQRLMDVDIATPDSAVRVLVIHTQEDWEIARECWHLK
- a CDS encoding histidine phosphatase family protein, giving the protein MSLKLYLLRHGETAYSRTGGYCGELDPELTDNGKKMAAAFADAHKAIAWDAIIVSPMKRTIATATPLCEAVGMKMQLNDGIKELRYGKWEGQTNEFVKENYSEDYLRWLTEPAWNPPTGGETAVQLASRASLVVAEIQEKYTSGNVLLVSHKATIRVILCSLLGIDMGRYRDRIDVPAASLSIVQFGSLGPKLTVLGDRSFMDDELRSLSGT
- a CDS encoding phosphoketolase translates to MVSTPLKMADTDSLNTAISCYGTARSTVAGSPLSAEELRKTDAYWRACNYLAIGMIYLRENPLLREPLKPEHIKNRLLGHWGSSPGMSFVYTHLNRLIKKYDLNAIFLAGPGHGAPGILGPVYLEGTYSEVYHDISEDEEGMKLFFKQFSFPGGIGSHCTPETPGSIHEGGELGYSVSHAYGTVFDNPDLISVVMVGDGESETGPLATAWHSNKFINPIRDGAVLPILHLNGYKINNPTVLSRISHEELESLFIGYGYQPYFVEGSDPESMHQAIAATLEHCINEIKSIQQESRSTGIPTRAKFPMIVLRTPKGWTGPKEVDGHKVEGFWRAHQVPLSGMQNNPEHLQMLVDWMQSYKPDELFDASGKLIPELKDLAPKGERRMSANPVANGGLLRRALRMPDFRDYGVKINKAGQSEAENTKPLGVFLRDVMRQNMDNFRVFGPDENTSNKLQAIYEVSKKFWIAEYLPEDADGGELAVDGRVMEILSEHTLEGWLEGYLLTGRHGFFSTYESFVHVIDSMINQHCKWLEISKDIAWRSPIASLNLLITSTVWRQDHNGFTHQDPGFLDVVVNKSAEVTRIYLPPDVNTLLSVSDHCLRSTDYVNVIVCDKQSHLQYLSMEEAVKHCTKGLGIWDWASNDQGVEPDVVMVGCGDILTQEALAATILLWEHFPELKIRFINVVDLFKLQPDTEHPHGLSDRDFDSLFTTDKPIIFNFHGYPWLIHRLAYRRTNHKNLHVRGYKEKGNINTPLELAINNQVDRFSLAIDVIDRVPKLKNIGSHAKENLLNQQIECRQYAYAHGIDKPEIVNWRYPH
- the sat gene encoding sulfate adenylyltransferase encodes the protein MARQLKNIAPHGGQLINRMATEAQKEVFYSKADHLPIVQLTERSLSDLELIAIGGFSPLTGFLGKADYESVVLNMRLANGLPWSIPITLPVTTEVADTLSVGSLVRLNDPDGIFIGVLELSEKYKYDKLKEAIHVYRTNEDRHPGVKVVYAQGDMYLAGDVWLLERRPHPLFPTYQIDPVDSRELFIEKGWRTIVGFQTRNPIHRAHEYIQKCALEIVDGLFLHPLVGATKSDDVPADVRMRCYEIMLEHYFPLDRVTLAINPAAMRYAGPREAIFHALIRKNYGCTHFIVGRDHAGVGDYYGTYDAQHIFYEFEDGELGITPLMFEHAFYCKRVQGMATTKTSASLPEERVHLSGTKVREMLRRGECPPPEFSRPEVAAELAKVMHKMAIEEAATGFEI
- a CDS encoding ankyrin repeat domain-containing protein, translating into MTKLFRNSFDLAFNLAFLAIETKSLEPLQKLREMIVGKEVDANAWVDEITLLGKVAEAGDQELVSLMLGLVDDVNFRKVERVVTPLMDAAGGQSIEIVRLLIDYGSDPNIVREGTFALECAAQAGRDDIFDFLLPLTHQDFHKSAKRTMDSIKEKSSREPLNKDTLELFELLRRSDVSKIKIVKAISKGANVNAYDDSDSTILMRACDRCSADIIQVLLKAGADPNLGQPIFRAFSYNKYYVLDVTKTLVHSGANVNTAYHDGVCPLMIASHYNTGFRIKAFQVGYDLCDFLISSGANLNQTTQYGCTSLMFAARSGDIQIVKLLIEKGANVNLRDNKGMSVLDYAKTSFYVKESGDTNLIQFLESIY